CGGCGCCGCATTCCGCCAGAAAGTCCACGGCCGCAAGGCTCATTTCAACGGGTTCTAAGCCTGCTATGATCTCGCCCGCAACCGGACCCTTGCCCCACAGCTTGCGGCAGTAAAGTATGGCGCGGTAAAACATGAGCTGTCCTGGATGAGGGGAAAGCCCTTTCAGGTGTTTTACGGCCAGGTCCCTTCCCCTTCGCAGAAAGGAGTCGTCCGCCTGTCCGGCAAGGCGTCCGAAGGTTTCGGCCTTTCCGGGGCAGACAAGGGGAAACTGCCTTGGGTCGAAAATTTCGAAGCAGAGGGAAATATGGTCCGCCCCAGCCTTTTTAAGGCGGTCGTACCAGGCAAGGTCCAGGGCTGGCGGGCACTGAACTCCGACCAGAAGGCCCGTGCGGCGCTTCACGGCCTCCACGTATGGAAAAACGTTTTCAAGTCCCCCGTCGTTTTCGGCGAAACCCGTGTTGAAATGCACGAAGCTGATGCCTTCATGCTTTCTGGCGGCCCTTGCGGTTTCAACCACGTCCTCCACCGACTTTTGGGCGCTCTCGGTTTCGCCCAGACACAGACCAACGGAGCAGAACCGGCAGTTTTTGGGGGGGGAGCTTTCCCAGAACCGGCATGGCCCGGATGGATACGCCGCAAGGTAGGTTCCTTGCATGACCGCCACCCGGTCCATAGGAAGGCCCGAAGAAGTGAGGTATTCATACCAGGCGGGCATCTGCGGGAGCACTATGGGGCAGACCAGTCGTCCCTGGCTCCACAGGGAGTACCTGCCGGATTTCTTGCGAATGGAAAACGGGGATTTTCTGGCGAAATTCTCCTTCACAGGGATATTTACCCATACCCCGTGCGGAAGGATGGCATCCAGGCCGCTTCCAAGGCCTCCCCGCGTACGCTTGACAGGACGGGTGTCCCCTTCCGGGTCACAACCCGGCTCGATCCTTGCTCCCAGACACAGAAGCTCCAGCTTCAGTCGCCCTGGGTTAATGGACATTGCTGACATTTTTTCGCACCCATCCGGTCAGCACCAAAAGAGAACCGGCGCCGCCAATGCTTCCAGCCTTTTCCTCAGCCATGCCAAGCTCGTTGTGAAGGATTTCCACGGCCCTCTTTCTTCCCACGACATTCGCCACGTTCACGCAACTGCGGGATAAATCCTCGGCGTGTTGATCCGAAATATCGTCCGCGATTTGGAAGGCAACACCCAGGTGAAACCCAAAAGAACGCAGGATTTCACTTTGTTCGCTGGTCGCGCCGCATGCCGCCGCACCGCAAAAGGCCGCTGAGGCAAACAGGTATCCTGTTTTGCCGTAAGCGACTTTGACGGCTTCCTGCTCGGAAGATGCGTTTCCAAGAAGATCGTCCGCCTGCGAAGCCGCCATTCCTATCGGGCCAATGCAACCGGAAAGCTCGGCGGTGATAATTCGGCAGGCCCTATCGGAAAGACCGGACCGGGTGGGCAGATAGAGGGCCAGTGAAACCAGGGAGTGTCCGCATAACACGGAAAGGGCCGCGTCGTGGACAAGGTGATGGGAGGGCCTTCCGTGCCGCGCCTGGGCGTTGTCCATGGCCGGAAGATCGTCCAGGACGAGAGACGCCGCATGAAGCATTTCAACGGAGGCCGCAATGGAAAGGAGCGCCTTGCTGCGCCCGGAAAAAATTTCGCCGGAAAGTATGGCCAGAATGGGCCGGAGCCTCTTGCCGCCCGGAAACAGCGCGTAGCGCATGGCCTCATCCAGAATTTTGGACGTGGAAAAAGGCATGAGCCTTTCCAACTCGTCATTCACCGACTTATGCAGGGCAGAGAAATACTCCGAGGCCGGGTCCTGTTTCAAAGCCGTCATCAACCCATCCCTTCCTGCCCAAAATAGCACACAAGAAGCCCGACTTGAGCCGACATCATCAAAATATACATATGCTTCCAGGCCTTATGGTTTCCCTCAAGGTCTGTGTCAGAAGGCTTCCGCATCAGACGTGCCACGTAAAATCCGTATGAGGCAAGCGCAAGGCTGACGCCTAAGGTGGGGAGCGTTCCGGCGTGGAGAATATGGCCGCCTCCGGGCCTGGGGCAAAGAACCCCCACGGCCAGGAGCATCCAGGGGAAAATGAAGAAGGGCGCTGCCAGCCTTGCTGCCTTTTCCGCTCCGTAAATTACCGGCAGGGTGCGGACGCCAGCCTCGCCGTCGGCTTTCATGTCCGCAAAATCCTTGCTGGTTGCCGCGCCCAGAAGGAACAGCATGAAGATGAGCCCTATAAACCAGGGTTCGATGTCCGAAACCCCTGCAACGCAGGCCCATCCAGCCACCTTTAAAAGGCAGCCTCGTGGAACCGCGATGGTGACATTGGCCCACCAGCCGCGTGACTTCAGGTAAAAGGGTTTTACGGAGTAAAGGACAGTGGCTGTTGCGGCTGCTGCGGCGCACCAAAACGCGCTGTGTTCGCCCGGAACAGGCTCGATCCGAAAGGCCAGGACCAGGGCTGAAGCATACAGAAATGCCGCATACCAAGTGGCCGTTGATACTTTCATCAGCCCACTGGGAAGCACCCTGTGAGGCTTTGCCTTTGCGTCCAGGGCTTTTTCCGTTATTTGATTTAGCACGTTGGAGCCCGCGTTCAGCATTGCCGACATTACGGCCCCGGTAAGAATGAAGGGGCCGTAGGCTTCCATCCCTTCGATAAGGCCGGTTTTTCCGGAAACCCGAAGCGCACCCAGTGCGGCAAGGCTTCCAGTGACGATACCGAGAAAGGGGGGAAGCAGGGTAAAAGGTCTCGTAATGGCCAGAAATGGCAGAATGGAAAGGTTCCTTATATCTTGTTTTTTGTCAAAAGATAAAGCCTGCGCATGCCTTCCGGGATAATAAGGGCAAGGGCGGTGATGGCTGCTCCATAGTACAAGATTTTGAACGGGGCTATCCAGAGTGGCGAAAAGTCTATGAAATTGGAGGCGAAAACAGGAGGCACCAAGGCCGCAAGCAAAAGGATAACGATCCGGCGGCTGCGAACGAACGCCAACAGGGTCAAGTAGCCCAAGGGAATCCAGGACGGGATGAAATTAACGGAAAACCCGGCTGAAATCTCAACGTACAGAACCACTCCCATGAGGATGAAATAGGCAATGAAATCACCGTAGGCTTCCAGGTATCCGGTCAGTTCCTTGCGGCGCGGCAGGGAAAGGTTTTCCGCAAGGATCGTGCGGTTTCCATAAGTTCGCGCACCCTCGGCCAGGATGGGAATGAATATGATGAAACCTAAGCTGGCGTTCATTCCGCAAATAAGAAGCATCAGGAAAGCAAAGACATATCCCAGATAAGGAAGGAAGCCGGAAAAATTTTTCCTCCACGACATCAACAGCATATATGCCATGGAAAAACTTATCGGCCACATCGACCATCCTCCCAAAAGGACATGGGGGACATTGCCCAAAGAACCCGGTCCCAGCGTCACAATGCCGAGGTACGAAATTGCGCTTTCCTCGCCCATCCATTTAAGCTCAGGGTCCTGCCACCATGGAACTCCGCCGCTGCCCCATGTCCACCATCCGGCCGTGGTGCCGCATATCTCAATCAAGTAGGCAACCCCCATGGTCATGGGAATGGAAATGATCATCATAAGGGAGACGTTGCGAGGCAAATGGAGGTTTCTTAAAATTCGGGCACCTAAAGCAAACCCAAGGGCGAAGGTGAAAATATGGCCGACAACGGCGGCAAGAGGTACGCCCAGCAAAGTGACAGCAGCCTGATTGCTGAAACTGTAAACGTGGGGTAAAAGCATGCCGTTGGACTGCATGTACTCCTGCACCAGGAAAAATACAGGCCCGAAAAACAGGCAGTGATAAAGCAAGGCCCGCCCGTAGTTACAGTACAGATAGCACATCAGGATGGCAGTGGCCAGAGTCGCAGAAACGGAAAGCACGAGAAAGGGGACAAGCTGGGGGGTCATAATTCGGGCTCCGGAATTGTGGCGGCCAGGAAATCGAAACTATACAGAATCTGTTCAGACCGGGTTCCACGCAGTCCGGCATACAGGTTCGGCGAGTCTACAAGACTGCCATCGGATTGTCAAAATCTTGTATGTCACAATAATGTGAAAAAATTCGGTAGTAATGTTTCAGGCGTTTAGGCGGTCATGAAATTATACCGAGAAAAGATTCTGGCATGACTTGGCCTGAATTTATGAAATTTTTCATTCCTAAATACTCTTCTAGTATTTTTTTAATATAGAAAGATGGATATTGCGAGCAGTATCGAGAACACTCGATGGGTAATTTCCCTTCGACATAATTTCTTCGGGCAAGATTGAATTCCTCACCGTACCAAATTTCGGAAAGTGACTGGGTGTGAATATTTGATGTGAACGGGGCCATAAAGTGGTTGGCGCATAACTTGGGTCCACCCTGATTATCTATTGCGATTTGAAACCATGGCGCGGGGCAAACAGAATTGTCTATGCAGGTTTCAGAACTTTCAGAACATGGATGTTTCAACATTGGCGAATAATCTTTGAATTGTGTTTCTACATCTTCTATGCTTGGCGGGTCTGAATAAACTGTCGAAACATGCATAGTTTCAAGCTCCAACAATTCTTCGATATTTGTGCTTAAATGAAAATCTCTAATTTTCATAATATTTTTTGATATCAAATATTTAAATTCTTCAATATCGCTATTTTCCATTTTGATATCAAAAGATTCTTTTGAATATAGCCACATTGGATTAAAATATAAACTATTGATTTCATGAGCTTTAACCCATCTCATCATATCCACGATTTCTTTATAATTAAACTTATTTAAGACATTCACACAATTGATATTAGGAAGTTTTTTATTCTTTTTTTTCTTGATTCTATTAAATTTAGCTATAAATGATTCGACTTGTTTTATATAGTCTTTTGAGCCTCTTAAAAATTTGGCGATATTATCGATAGTTGTATGAAGGCTTAAATTAATCTCATCCCATGAAAGGTCTATCATAGCTTCCATTAATGCTTCATTTACAATAAAACCTGATGTATGAGCTACGCCATACATCCCAGATGATTTTACAAGTTTCATTATTGGAATCAAATATTCATCAGAGCTAAACATGTCATTAAAACCGCCAAGAGAAATAATTTTACTGCCCATCTCAGCTGCTTCATTAATTAATTTTAAATAATATTCAATGTCCATTGTAAAATCGAGACCGTTTTCAACTAAAAGTTTTGACACCCATCTTGTAACATAGGCAATAATGATTATCTGCTGGTTGGCATTTAATTGCTGAAGTTCGTATTTCAATTTTATAATAACACGGTATGGAAGATATATTGTAGAAAGCATTGTTGATTCTTTTGATATAGAATCTATATAGTCAATAATATTTGGATTTATATTATTTTCTATTGCGATTAATTTAAGTTGACTGATATTACTATTTAATAAAGCTTCAAGACGCTGTGTATAAGTATAATCAATTTTTAGAAACTCAAAATATACTTTTTTAATATATTGAAGCACACCCGAATATCCAAATTTTTTACATTGTTTGAATGGTCTACTACCACAAAATAAACAATTAAGACGACATGAATATGGTAATAAAATTTGAACCATATAAGGAGCATGCATAATCCCGCGTTCAATATCATTAAAAAAATGGTATAGTTCATTATTGAGATGTTTAAAATTATAATTGACAGGCAAGCATGATTTAACTTTTGAACTTTTTGTAAGCGACATCTATTCATTTCCTTTGGTTGACACGGGCAAAGCAACACACTGCCATAGGAATTTCATGATTGAAACTGACTTAATCTCTCGGCGGCCTGGCTGGCGGAAGTTATCCAATGATTATGCATATTATCTTCCAGTTGCGATGTCAACTTTTTATATACATCAAGGGTTATAACGCGGTTCCGCTCTTCCCAAAGAACTCTTTTTGTCTTGACGATTGCGGGAAGCATGGTTTAGCCTGATGAAAATACCTCCGCACCAAAGGAATCTTGTTGCTTGATACGCCTGAATTCTAAAACGGCTGCGGGCGTATTCTCATACATTTCAAGAGGTTCATACCCGAAGAAACATCGGAAGATTGAAGGCGTCGATTAGTCGCAAAAGTTCGGAATCGTTTACGGAGAAGACATGCCCAGGGAAAAAATACTGTTTCGCGGAATAGACCTCATGGTCACCACCGACTGCAATATGAACTGCAAAGACTGCTATGGCCACCACGACCATGAGCCCGTCAAATACATGGACCTTTCAATGGGAATCAAGGCCACCCGGTTTGCAGCCGACAATTCGCTGAACATGGAAAACGGGCGACCATCGTTCACCGTTGTGTTTTTCGGGGGGGAACCCCTTTTGAACTGGGATTTCATAATCGATTATATAAGCTGGATCGAGAATGAAAAATCAAACAATGTATTCAGCGCTTCTTTGGGGCTTTGCACCAACGGCCTTCTATTGAACCCTGAAAGGATCGAGTTTTTTCAAGAGCATGGGGTGCAGATATTTCTGAGCCTCGATGGCGGCTATGAGCGTCATANNNNNNNNNNNNCATATCATAAGACGGCCGTCTTCCCGCGCCCAGTACGACCATCTTTTATCGGCTGTGGATTATATGGTTTCCCATGGATATGCGGAAAATCTGGCCACGAACTGCGTCGTGCAGAAACAATCGGTCGGAAAAATGACGGAACTGATAGAATTTTTCTATGGCCTTGGAATCAGGCAGATGCAGTTTCACAGGGACACTCATGAAATATCCACGCCGGAGGAGCAGAAGATCATCGGCGCAAGCGTCATGCATGCGCTTGACGTGCACAGGGACCTCAAGATCATAATCAATCCCGAACTGGTCATGAACTGCGACACGTGCGTCCCCAGCTATGCCATGATATATCCGGGAGGCGACATTTTCGATTTTTGTTACCTGTGCGGGCCCGCGCTTTGCCGTACAGGCAGGTTGACGAAGGAGGAGCTTGAAATTTTCCATCTCGGAAACATTTTGAAAAACCGGTCAGTGTTCATGGACGTGGAAGCGAAAAGAAAACTCATGTTGGAAAGAGTGCTTTGTCCGATGGTGGGGGGAAGCTTTATCGGGAGCAACAAGTAATTCATGGACGCCAGAAGTTATTACTATGACCTCACCGAAGCCTATTGCAGCTATGGACACAACCGCGCATTCCATCATGCCTTGTGGGACAGGGATGGCATGGACTGGGATGCGGCGCTGGACCGCTCCAACGAACTTCTTGCGGAGGGTCTTGGCCTTGGGCCGGAAACGGAAATACTCGATGCCGGGTGCGGCATAGGCTGGTTTGCTGTCTGGTGCGCGAAGAATTTCGGCGCGCGGGTGACAGGAATCACCGTTGTGGAAAAACACGTTGGCATGGCTTATAAAATGGCGGAAGAAAAGGGAGTCGGCCACCTCTGCCGCTTCGAGGTCATGGACATGGAGAAGCTGTACGACGTTCCTGACCGGGCCTACGACGTCATCGTCAACCAGGAATCCTTTTGCCACGCGGCAGACAAGCGCGAATATCTGCGCCAGGCGGCCAGAATCCTTAGGCCTGGCGGGGTCTGGGCAGCCATTGTCTTTTCGCGCGTCGACCGGACTTTCACGCGATCTGAAAAAAGGCTCTATGAAAAAGTTCTGAAAGGATTCCATATCCCTGACCTCTGGTCCGGCGAAAAAATAGAAAAGACCCTCGCCGAAAACGGTTTCTCCAATCTTCTGATACAAGATATATCAATCATGACGCATCCCACCGCCAGAAAGATGATCCATCACTGCCGGGCTCCGCTCCTTGCGGCAAAATTTGGGTTGGACCGCTTTTTTTTCAGGGGGGACCCCGGTTCCAGAGCGAATCACGTCGGACATTTCAGCGCAGGCAACGCTTACAGCAAAGGGCTTCTCAAAGGATGTTTCAGGCATTATCTCATCAAAGCCCAAAAAAGCACCACAACACTTTATTAGGCTGCCGCCTCATTCGCTGATTCTCAAACGCCAATCTTACTTATTGAGTAAAGCGCCATACAGGATCATTTACGAAAAATATGGAATAACAAGGGCGGCGCGGCATGCCGGTGCATTCAAGGAATATTGCAGATGGAACGAAATAATTTTTCCCCCATGGTTGACCGGTTATTGAAGTTTACGGTTTCAACCGCCGGGGCGTCCCTTGGTTTATGGCGTAACAGAGGCCCCATATTTCAACTCACGCGCCTGGAAATCGCCAAACGATACAAGGGGTCGATTTTCGGAGTATTCTGGTCTTTGCTGACGCCTTTGTCGATGCTTCTTGTTTATACTTTCGCCTTTTCAGTCATCCTGGGCCTGAGATGGAGCGATTCGCCCAACAAGGGGCATGCCGGATTCGCGCTCGCACTTTTTGCCGGACTCATACCCTTTGACATGTTTTCGCAATCGCTTTTGAACGCCACCCAGTCCATTGTTTCAAATCCTCATTATGTCAAGAAGGTGATTTTCCCGACGGAAATTATTCCGCTTGTCGCCGTGTGCTCGGCTTTTGTGGAGTCCTTTCTGAGACTTGCCGTCCTGACGGTGTGGACGGTCATGAGCGGAGTACCTCTTTTTCCCGGCGCTTTCATCGTGGCGGCCATCTACATACCGCTTTTGTTTTTATGCACGGGCCTTTCCTGGATGCTGGCGGCAATGGGGGTTCATTACAGGGACCTGCCGCATATTCTTACGATCATACTGCAGCTTCTATTTTTTCTTTGCCCGGTGATTTATTCTTTTTCAGCCGTTCCGGTTCAATATCGGTACGTGCTGGCGGTAAATCCCATAGGTATCTTGATCGCATGGTTCAGGGATGCGGTTCTTTGGGGGCATAGCCCGAACTGGTTTGTATATATTATCATATTGATGGCATGCCTCGTCATATACGCAGCGGGATATTCGTTTTTCATGAGAAATAAAAAGGCGCTCGCTGATTTGATTTGAAAGAAAGGCGGCACGTTGGGAAAAATGTCGACCGAAAAAACTCCGACTGGCCCGGAAAGCGCTGAAGAAAAAAGGCGGCTCATTGTCGCAAGCGGTCTTGGCAAGATGTTCCGGTTGTCCGCCGATCCCCACAGGCGGCTCAAATCAGCGTTTACAAACAGGATAGGAAACCGGCTGAGCGGGAAAAGCCGGTCTTTGGGTGAAGAATTCTGGGCGCTTAGAGACATTTCGTTTTCGGTGGCCCAGGGAGAGGTATTGGGAATAATCGGCAAGAACGGCTCCGGCAAGACAACCCTTTTGCAGCTTATAGCCGGAATTTCGGAACCCACCAGCGGAACAGTTCGGACCTCCGGCAAGATATCCACCCTCCTTGAACTTGGAAGCGGGTTCCACCGGGACTTCACCGGAAGGGAGAACATCTATATTTCGGGCATGATTTCAGGCTTCAACCGCAAGGAAATTGACAGAAAGATTGACGATATAATCCGGTTTGCCGATATAAGCCGGTTCGTGGATCAGCCGGTCAAGACTTACTCGAACGGAATGTTCGTCAGGCTGTCCTTTGCCGTTCAGACCTATTTTGATCCGGAAATATTGCTGATTGATGAAGTATTGAGCGTTGGCGATATTTTTTTTCAACAGAAATGCCATGAGCGTATTACATCATTGATAAATAAAGGTGCCGCGACCGTCATAGTCAGCCATGAACACTACGTAATTCAAAAATATTGTACGAGTGTATTGGTTTTAGATAAAGGTGAATGCATATACATTGGCGATCCTAACGTGGCTCTTCAAAAATATTTTTTGCTGAATCAAAGTAATGATGCAAAAACGATGTCATTTATTAAAAAGGAACCATTTGTTCTTTCTAGTCATACTGATGCCCAAACAGTTAATTATTGGCCTTCAGAGGAAAAATTTATTAATTTATCACATGTTGAAATTGAAGGTAATAAAAATATAGTTAAATTTAATGGTGCTGCTGTTTGTGATGAAAATGGCTACAAATGTTCTGAGTTCGAAATTGGAGATAAAGCATATTTTTATTTTGAATTTGAACTTATGGATGATATTGAAATTCCTGTTGGAGGATTAGGTATAATTAACAGGATGAATGTAATGATTCATGCAAAAATATCCATACAGAATGGGGTAAAAGTTCCGCAAAACATAAAGAAAGGGACACGGCTGAGATTCAGCCAGATGATCAGGCTTTCGCTGCAGCCTGGAAATTACACCTTCATTATGGGCCTGGCCGCCTTAAGCCCTTCCGAATACTCTTTTGCCGTTTCACACAGCCTTTTTGATCTGGGGCTGCACAACAACCTGCTTCTTATGGTTATGCACGCCGGTCCGATCCATGTAAAATCGCCCGTCAAGGGTCTGGACCCGCCTTTTTTCGGGTATGCAGACCTTGAAGGGCATGGGGCTCTATCCATTGTAGAATGACAGGCTGATAACGGTCTGCCGCAGTCTCTGGAAGGGTTTGGCAAACTTTTTCAAAGGGATTTTGCCGGACCGCAGTATTCGAGTTTCCCCCAAGCGGTTGCACACCCAAAAGGCGAGCGCCCGGCTTAAAACCAAAGAACCGGAAAATCGATGGCCTTAAACAAAAGCATAGCCCGCTTGTTGCGCTGGGCAGGGCTCTCCTCCCGGACACAGGAGCGCATTAACCGCGCTCATGCTGCGGCTTTTAACAAAACCAGGCCTTGCGGCCCTCAATCGGTGCTATGCTGGGCTCCGTTCCGAAATCTGTATTTCACCTATTCGGGTGACGCGGTCGCCTGCTGCAACAACCGGTCCTACACCTTCGGGCGCTGGCCCGAACAGAGCATAAACGACATCTGGTTCGGAGAAATGGCCGAGGGCCTTCGCAGACTCATCAGGCAGAACGATCTTTCCAACGGTTGCTCCAACTGCATGGAGCATCTCAAAGGCGGCAATTTCGACGCCATCAAGGCCATGATGTATGACCACCTTCCGGCCAATCCCAACGGTTATCCCAGCGTGATGGAACTGGAGCTTTCCACGCGGTGCAATATAAAATGCATCATGTGTTACTGGACAATGGCGTCCGATGCGAGAAAAAATCAAAGCGGGAAAAAAACACTCGACAGCCCTTATGACAAATCTTTCGTGGAGGAGCTTTCAAGGTTCGTTCCGTATCTTACCGAAATAAAATTTTACGGCGGCGAGCCGTTTTTGTCTGAAATCAACTATGACGCAATGGAGATGATATTAAACGTAAAAAAAGAGCTTTCAATCATCGTTCAGACCAACGCCACGATATTGAACGAAAGGGTGCAGAGCCTCCTTGACCGGGGCAGATTTCACGTTACTGCCTCCTTGGAGGCGGTTGACAAGGGCTGTTATGAAGCCATCCGCATCGGGGCCAATTTCGAACAGGTGATGGACAATATTCTTGCCTTTGCGGATTACGCGAAAAAAAGGGGGACCTTTTTCGGAATCTCGACCTGCGCCATGCGCCAGAACTGGCGCGAGCTTCCTGAGATAGTCGCCCTGTGCAACCGCCTGGATGTTCCGGTTTATTTCCACACCATCTGGCATCCGCCGGGTTGCGCCTTGTGGAACCTGCCTTCCGGGGAACTTGGGACCATACGGGACCACCTCGCAGCCCGAGTTTTTCCGGGCGAATCCGCCAACAGTTCCAAGAATCGCAAGCATTACCAGGACCTCGTTTCACAGCTTGGGTATTGGCGCGAAAACGCCCTTACACGCGAAAAAAACGAAGTGAGGTTCGAGGGCCTTTCCTTGGACAGCCTGGATTATCTTTTCCGGAAAATCGAGGTGACCCTCCTGACCGATCTTGCGTGCGGCAAGCCCGAAGCCCAAAAGAGGCTTGACCGGATGGTCCTTGAAATCTCCGCCGCCGTGGAGGAGCTGCCGCCCGGCTATCCCATATCACCTGCCATGGAAATCATGAACCAGCTGAACGGTCCCTTTCTCCTTTCCCTTCTCGAACCCATAGACAGAAAAGGCATTCTGGGCAGGTTCTTAAGCCTGCGGGAGGAAATTCTTCCTGACTGCGGCACCGCCCCCCGATAAACCGGGACGCTTTGTGTTGCGTGGATCAAGCGTACTTCTCGTAAGTGGCCGACCCGGCGGCGAAGTTTGACACCGCCATCGGCCATTCTACGGACCAGCGCCTGCCAACTGGCCGCAGGCCGCGCCCACATCGAGCCCCTTGCTGTACCTCACCATGGCGGTGAAATTCTTGTTCGCAAGGTATTCCCGGAAGGCGATCACGTTCTCGTCGGTTGGGCGCTCGAAGGGTGAGCCTTCATGCGGGTTGAAGGGGATGAGGTTGATCTTGGCAGGGGTGTGGCTCAGGATACGGACAAGATTTTTCGCGTCGGCAAGGGAATCGTTCACGCCCTTTAACATCACGTATTCGAAGGTGATGCGCTTTCCGGTCTTGAG
This region of Deltaproteobacteria bacterium genomic DNA includes:
- a CDS encoding polyprenyl synthetase family protein, translated to MTALKQDPASEYFSALHKSVNDELERLMPFSTSKILDEAMRYALFPGGKRLRPILAILSGEIFSGRSKALLSIAASVEMLHAASLVLDDLPAMDNAQARHGRPSHHLVHDAALSVLCGHSLVSLALYLPTRSGLSDRACRIITAELSGCIGPIGMAASQADDLLGNASSEQEAVKVAYGKTGYLFASAAFCGAAACGATSEQSEILRSFGFHLGVAFQIADDISDQHAEDLSRSCVNVANVVGRKRAVEILHNELGMAEEKAGSIGGAGSLLVLTGWVRKNVSNVH
- a CDS encoding methyltransferase domain-containing protein; the protein is MDARSYYYDLTEAYCSYGHNRAFHHALWDRDGMDWDAALDRSNELLAEGLGLGPETEILDAGCGIGWFAVWCAKNFGARVTGITVVEKHVGMAYKMAEEKGVGHLCRFEVMDMEKLYDVPDRAYDVIVNQESFCHAADKREYLRQAARILRPGGVWAAIVFSRVDRTFTRSEKRLYEKVLKGFHIPDLWSGEKIEKTLAENGFSNLLIQDISIMTHPTARKMIHHCRAPLLAAKFGLDRFFFRGDPGSRANHVGHFSAGNAYSKGLLKGCFRHYLIKAQKSTTTLY
- a CDS encoding ABC transporter ATP-binding protein, with amino-acid sequence MSTEKTPTGPESAEEKRRLIVASGLGKMFRLSADPHRRLKSAFTNRIGNRLSGKSRSLGEEFWALRDISFSVAQGEVLGIIGKNGSGKTTLLQLIAGISEPTSGTVRTSGKISTLLELGSGFHRDFTGRENIYISGMISGFNRKEIDRKIDDIIRFADISRFVDQPVKTYSNGMFVRLSFAVQTYFDPEILLIDEVLSVGDIFFQQKCHERITSLINKGAATVIVSHEHYVIQKYCTSVLVLDKGECIYIGDPNVALQKYFLLNQSNDAKTMSFIKKEPFVLSSHTDAQTVNYWPSEEKFINLSHVEIEGNKNIVKFNGAAVCDENGYKCSEFEIGDKAYFYFEFELMDDIEIPVGGLGIINRMNVMIHAKISIQNGVKVPQNIKKGTRLRFSQMIRLSLQPGNYTFIMGLAALSPSEYSFAVSHSLFDLGLHNNLLLMVMHAGPIHVKSPVKGLDPPFFGYADLEGHGALSIVE
- a CDS encoding UbiA prenyltransferase family protein yields the protein MEAYGPFILTGAVMSAMLNAGSNVLNQITEKALDAKAKPHRVLPSGLMKVSTATWYAAFLYASALVLAFRIEPVPGEHSAFWCAAAAATATVLYSVKPFYLKSRGWWANVTIAVPRGCLLKVAGWACVAGVSDIEPWFIGLIFMLFLLGAATSKDFADMKADGEAGVRTLPVIYGAEKAARLAAPFFIFPWMLLAVGVLCPRPGGGHILHAGTLPTLGVSLALASYGFYVARLMRKPSDTDLEGNHKAWKHMYILMMSAQVGLLVCYFGQEGMG
- a CDS encoding radical SAM protein encodes the protein MSLTKSSKVKSCLPVNYNFKHLNNELYHFFNDIERGIMHAPYMVQILLPYSCRLNCLFCGSRPFKQCKKFGYSGVLQYIKKVYFEFLKIDYTYTQRLEALLNSNISQLKLIAIENNINPNIIDYIDSISKESTMLSTIYLPYRVIIKLKYELQQLNANQQIIIIAYVTRWVSKLLVENGLDFTMDIEYYLKLINEAAEMGSKIISLGGFNDMFSSDEYLIPIMKLVKSSGMYGVAHTSGFIVNEALMEAMIDLSWDEINLSLHTTIDNIAKFLRGSKDYIKQVESFIAKFNRIKKKKNKKLPNINCVNVLNKFNYKEIVDMMRWVKAHEINSLYFNPMWLYSKESFDIKMENSDIEEFKYLISKNIMKIRDFHLSTNIEELLELETMHVSTVYSDPPSIEDVETQFKDYSPMLKHPCSESSETCIDNSVCPAPWFQIAIDNQGGPKLCANHFMAPFTSNIHTQSLSEIWYGEEFNLARRNYVEGKLPIECSRYCSQYPSFYIKKILEEYLGMKNFINSGQVMPESFLGIIS
- a CDS encoding ABC transporter permease, producing the protein MERNNFSPMVDRLLKFTVSTAGASLGLWRNRGPIFQLTRLEIAKRYKGSIFGVFWSLLTPLSMLLVYTFAFSVILGLRWSDSPNKGHAGFALALFAGLIPFDMFSQSLLNATQSIVSNPHYVKKVIFPTEIIPLVAVCSAFVESFLRLAVLTVWTVMSGVPLFPGAFIVAAIYIPLLFLCTGLSWMLAAMGVHYRDLPHILTIILQLLFFLCPVIYSFSAVPVQYRYVLAVNPIGILIAWFRDAVLWGHSPNWFVYIIILMACLVIYAAGYSFFMRNKKALADLI
- a CDS encoding radical SAM protein, producing MALNKSIARLLRWAGLSSRTQERINRAHAAAFNKTRPCGPQSVLCWAPFRNLYFTYSGDAVACCNNRSYTFGRWPEQSINDIWFGEMAEGLRRLIRQNDLSNGCSNCMEHLKGGNFDAIKAMMYDHLPANPNGYPSVMELELSTRCNIKCIMCYWTMASDARKNQSGKKTLDSPYDKSFVEELSRFVPYLTEIKFYGGEPFLSEINYDAMEMILNVKKELSIIVQTNATILNERVQSLLDRGRFHVTASLEAVDKGCYEAIRIGANFEQVMDNILAFADYAKKRGTFFGISTCAMRQNWRELPEIVALCNRLDVPVYFHTIWHPPGCALWNLPSGELGTIRDHLAARVFPGESANSSKNRKHYQDLVSQLGYWRENALTREKNEVRFEGLSLDSLDYLFRKIEVTLLTDLACGKPEAQKRLDRMVLEISAAVEELPPGYPISPAMEIMNQLNGPFLLSLLEPIDRKGILGRFLSLREEILPDCGTAPR